A genomic window from Aquitalea aquatilis includes:
- the hutC gene encoding histidine utilization repressor, translated as MSATAQPRYLRIKEYILEGIRKKEFLPGNKIPPELELARQFSVSRMTVNKAVRDLAEAGILLRFAGDGTYVAERKAESPLLDINNIAAEVEARGHTHTADVHQLETISAGEEIALQLGVKVGTPVFHSILVHREDGLPIQLEDRYVNPAWAPDYILQDFSRRTPNEYLMESCPLTDIEHTVEAVLPDTRELAMLGITASEPCLLVLRRTWSYKNLVTFARLVHPGGRYKLRSQSRVKK; from the coding sequence GTGTCTGCCACAGCTCAACCGCGCTATCTGCGCATCAAGGAATACATTCTGGAAGGCATTCGCAAGAAGGAATTCCTGCCGGGTAACAAGATACCGCCGGAACTGGAGCTGGCCAGGCAGTTTTCCGTGTCGCGCATGACGGTGAACAAGGCGGTGCGCGATCTGGCCGAAGCCGGCATCCTGCTGCGCTTTGCCGGTGATGGCACTTATGTGGCCGAACGCAAGGCCGAATCGCCGCTGCTGGACATCAACAATATCGCAGCGGAAGTGGAGGCGCGTGGCCATACCCACACGGCCGACGTGCATCAGCTGGAAACCATCTCTGCCGGTGAGGAAATCGCCCTGCAACTGGGAGTCAAGGTGGGCACGCCGGTGTTCCATTCGATTCTGGTGCACCGCGAAGACGGCCTGCCCATCCAGCTGGAAGACCGCTATGTCAATCCGGCCTGGGCACCGGACTATATCCTGCAGGATTTCAGCCGGCGCACACCCAATGAATACCTGATGGAAAGCTGCCCGCTGACCGATATCGAACACACGGTCGAGGCGGTGTTGCCGGATACACGTGAGCTGGCCATGCTGGGCATCACCGCCAGCGAACCCTGCCTGCTGGTGCTGCGGCGTACCTGGTCTTACAAGAATCTGGTCACTTTTGCCCGGCTGGTCCACCCCGGCGGCCGCTACAAGCTGCGCTCGCAAAGCCGGGTCAAGAAGTAA
- a CDS encoding GNAT family N-acetyltransferase, with amino-acid sequence MSDTLALEFDCDPARLERDMIYHYLSQQSYWAAGLPRDVFERSLAGSLCFGVYVAGKQVGFARMITDQATFAYLADVFVLPDWRGRGISKALLAYIMEHPGLQGLRRMLLATADAHGLYAQFGFTALSRPAYMMERLDQQVYQRLAATVSTPDCTQG; translated from the coding sequence ATGTCTGACACGCTTGCTCTGGAATTCGACTGTGACCCCGCCCGGCTGGAGCGGGACATGATCTATCACTATCTGAGCCAGCAGTCCTACTGGGCCGCCGGCTTGCCGCGTGATGTGTTCGAGCGCTCGCTGGCCGGCTCGCTGTGCTTTGGTGTGTATGTTGCTGGCAAGCAGGTGGGGTTTGCCCGCATGATTACCGACCAGGCGACTTTCGCCTATCTGGCCGATGTGTTCGTGCTGCCGGACTGGCGCGGGCGCGGCATCAGCAAGGCATTGCTGGCGTACATCATGGAGCATCCGGGCTTGCAGGGGCTGCGGCGCATGCTGCTGGCCACGGCAGATGCACACGGCCTGTATGCGCAATTTGGCTTCACCGCCCTGTCGCGGCCCGCGTACATGATGGAGCGGCTGGATCAACAGGTATATCAGCGACTGGCAGCAACGGTGAGCACGCCGGACTGCACACAAGGATAA
- a CDS encoding undecaprenyl-diphosphate phosphatase, with protein MDTLLLLKAAILGIVEGLTEFLPISSTGHLILAGELLKFNDERGKLFEIVIQSGAILAVIWEYRARIASVVAGARHDRAAQRFILNLAIAFCPAAALGFLFSKAIKAHLFNAPVVASMFIIGGLVIMWAERRQHTIRVQTVEEMTPLDALKVGCAQAFALVPGTSRSGATIIGGMLFGLSRKAATEFSFFLAIPTLIMASLYSLYKDRALLAADDLGIWAVGLLFSFVSAFFCVRWLLRFISSHSFMLFAWYRIVFGIIVLLTWHYGWVNWVDS; from the coding sequence ATGGATACCCTGCTTCTGCTCAAGGCGGCCATCCTCGGCATCGTCGAGGGGCTGACCGAGTTTCTGCCCATTTCCTCCACCGGCCACCTGATCCTGGCTGGTGAGTTGCTCAAGTTCAACGACGAGCGCGGCAAGCTGTTCGAAATCGTCATCCAGTCCGGTGCCATTCTGGCCGTGATCTGGGAATACCGTGCCCGTATTGCCAGCGTAGTGGCCGGGGCCCGGCATGACCGGGCAGCACAGCGTTTCATCCTCAACCTGGCCATTGCCTTTTGCCCGGCGGCGGCGCTGGGCTTTCTGTTCAGCAAGGCCATCAAGGCCCATCTGTTCAACGCCCCGGTGGTGGCCAGCATGTTCATCATCGGTGGGCTGGTCATCATGTGGGCCGAGCGCCGCCAGCACACCATTCGGGTGCAAACCGTAGAGGAAATGACGCCGCTGGACGCGCTGAAGGTGGGCTGCGCCCAGGCTTTTGCGCTGGTGCCGGGTACTTCGCGCTCCGGTGCCACCATCATTGGCGGCATGCTGTTTGGCCTGTCGCGCAAGGCGGCCACTGAGTTTTCCTTTTTCCTGGCCATTCCCACGCTGATCATGGCCTCGCTGTATTCCCTGTATAAAGACCGGGCGCTGCTGGCGGCGGATGATCTGGGTATCTGGGCTGTGGGCCTGCTGTTTTCCTTTGTCTCGGCCTTTTTCTGCGTGCGCTGGTTGCTGCGCTTCATTTCCAGCCACAGCTTCATGCTGTTTGCCTGGTATCGCATCGTGTTCGGCATCATCGTGTTGCTGACCTGGCATTACGGTTGGGTCAACTGGGTGGATAGCTGA
- a CDS encoding alanyl-tRNA editing protein → MTGKQFWIDPYQTRLATTVARVDGEHVWLQHTIFYAFSGGQESDAGSIGGWPVLQAATQGLDIVYTLPAGHRLQAGDAVLVEIDWPRRYRLMRLHFAAELTLETICRDFAGVEKIGAHIAADKARIDFALPEPITPHLPAITAKVQGLIDADSAIISAFADEAAQRRYWEVPGYCRVPCGGTHLARTGEVGRIALKRKNIGKGKERVEITLLEDMSC, encoded by the coding sequence ATGACGGGCAAACAGTTCTGGATCGACCCCTACCAGACCCGGCTGGCCACCACGGTGGCGCGGGTGGATGGTGAGCATGTCTGGCTGCAGCACACCATTTTCTATGCCTTTTCCGGCGGGCAGGAGAGCGACGCCGGCAGCATAGGTGGTTGGCCGGTATTGCAGGCAGCAACACAGGGGCTGGACATCGTCTATACCCTGCCTGCCGGTCATCGATTGCAGGCGGGGGATGCCGTACTGGTGGAGATAGACTGGCCGCGCCGCTACCGGCTGATGCGGCTGCACTTTGCCGCCGAGCTGACCCTGGAAACCATCTGCCGCGACTTTGCCGGGGTGGAAAAAATTGGCGCACATATCGCTGCCGACAAGGCGCGCATCGACTTTGCCCTGCCCGAACCCATCACCCCGCACTTGCCGGCCATCACCGCCAAAGTGCAGGGCCTGATCGATGCCGACAGCGCCATCATCAGTGCTTTTGCCGATGAGGCTGCGCAGCGTCGTTACTGGGAAGTGCCGGGCTATTGCCGCGTGCCCTGCGGTGGCACCCATCTGGCGCGCACCGGTGAGGTGGGGCGCATTGCGCTCAAGCGCAAGAATATCGGCAAGGGCAAGGAGCGGGTGGAAATCACCCTGCTGGAGGATATGTCATGCTAG
- a CDS encoding D-hexose-6-phosphate mutarotase: MNLPSGARLIALGNDVTLLQLDSGSCSATLSLLGGQLLAFQPYGQQPWLYMSPQAVLQPGRAIRGGVPVCWPWFGAHPDDDSAPAHGVARQQPWTLLAVLRDGDAFHVKLQGPDWQGLTVVLEYTLSDHIDISLHTRNDSAQQQSFSAALHSYLAVSDSRRIRLHGLEEAVCEDKVGRRYSRLPPQPLHLQGEFDAIVYSEADVLLEDPQWQRRLRISRSGSASVVVWNPWQDKAANLADLPDDGWQDFVCIEAANAGEDSRLLAAGASHSLCCRLSLA; the protein is encoded by the coding sequence ATGAACCTGCCTTCCGGTGCCCGGCTGATTGCCCTGGGCAACGATGTCACCCTGCTGCAGCTGGACAGCGGTAGCTGCAGCGCCACCCTGTCCTTGCTGGGTGGCCAGTTGCTGGCATTCCAGCCTTATGGTCAGCAACCCTGGCTGTATATGTCCCCCCAAGCCGTACTGCAGCCCGGCCGCGCCATCCGTGGCGGTGTGCCGGTCTGCTGGCCGTGGTTTGGCGCGCACCCGGATGATGACAGCGCCCCGGCCCACGGCGTGGCCCGCCAGCAGCCATGGACATTGCTGGCGGTGCTGCGCGACGGTGATGCGTTTCACGTGAAACTGCAAGGCCCGGACTGGCAGGGCCTGACGGTCGTACTGGAATACACCCTGTCCGACCATATCGACATCAGCCTGCACACCCGCAACGACAGCGCGCAGCAACAAAGCTTCAGCGCGGCCCTGCACAGCTATCTCGCGGTCAGCGACAGCCGGCGTATCCGCCTGCACGGGCTGGAAGAGGCGGTGTGCGAAGACAAGGTCGGCCGCCGTTACAGCCGGCTGCCGCCACAGCCGCTGCACTTGCAGGGCGAGTTCGATGCCATTGTCTACAGCGAAGCCGATGTGCTGCTGGAAGACCCGCAATGGCAACGCCGCCTGCGCATCAGCCGCAGCGGATCGGCCAGCGTGGTGGTGTGGAATCCGTGGCAGGACAAGGCGGCAAACCTTGCCGACCTGCCGGATGACGGCTGGCAGGATTTTGTCTGCATCGAAGCGGCCAATGCCGGCGAAGACAGCCGCCTGCTGGCCGCCGGTGCCAGCCACAGCCTGTGCTGCCGGCTGAGCTTGGCATGA
- a CDS encoding GFA family protein, with the protein MLGSCLCGAIAYEVEQLDLPITHCHCLTCQKAHAASHVPTAGVLRGHFRWLRGQQHLGSFASSPDKLRHFCRQCGSHLLAERAGSPYVILRVATLDDVPAQQASQHIWTSHARPWLEVDPLPHWPEWPPDR; encoded by the coding sequence ATGCTAGGCAGCTGCCTGTGCGGTGCCATTGCTTATGAAGTAGAGCAGCTGGATCTGCCGATTACCCATTGCCATTGCCTGACCTGCCAGAAAGCCCATGCGGCCAGCCATGTGCCGACCGCCGGGGTGCTGCGCGGGCATTTTCGCTGGCTGCGCGGGCAGCAACACCTGGGCAGCTTTGCCTCGTCGCCGGACAAGCTGCGCCATTTTTGCCGCCAGTGTGGCAGCCATCTGCTGGCCGAGCGCGCGGGCAGCCCCTATGTCATCCTGCGGGTGGCCACACTGGACGATGTCCCTGCGCAGCAGGCAAGCCAGCATATCTGGACCAGCCATGCCCGGCCCTGGCTGGAGGTGGACCCGCTGCCGCACTGGCCGGAATGGCCGCCTGACAGGTAA
- the gmhA gene encoding D-sedoheptulose 7-phosphate isomerase, whose translation MISHIQSSLTEAQTALNNLLANPQALASIEAAAQQLIDSLAAGGRIFSCGNGGSMCDAMHFAEELTGRYRNNRRGMAAIAISDPSHMSCVANDFGYEHVFSRYLESHGRAGDVLIGISTSGNSQTIVNAASVARELGMKVIILTGRAATRLEPLADVYVNTPGGQYADRVQELHIKVLHILIELVERHFCPENY comes from the coding sequence ATGATTTCCCATATCCAGTCCAGCCTGACTGAAGCGCAAACTGCCCTCAATAATCTGCTGGCCAATCCCCAGGCGCTGGCCAGCATCGAAGCGGCCGCGCAGCAGCTGATCGACAGCCTCGCTGCTGGTGGTCGTATCTTCTCCTGCGGCAATGGCGGCTCCATGTGCGACGCCATGCATTTCGCCGAAGAGCTGACCGGCCGCTACCGCAACAACCGTCGCGGCATGGCGGCCATCGCCATTTCCGATCCCAGCCACATGAGCTGCGTGGCCAACGATTTTGGCTACGAGCATGTGTTTTCGCGCTATCTGGAAAGCCATGGCCGCGCCGGCGACGTGCTGATCGGCATCAGCACCAGTGGCAACAGCCAGACCATCGTCAACGCGGCCAGCGTGGCGCGCGAACTGGGCATGAAGGTGATCATCCTCACCGGCCGTGCCGCCACCCGGCTGGAGCCGCTGGCCGATGTCTACGTCAACACCCCTGGTGGCCAGTACGCCGACCGCGTGCAGGAACTGCACATCAAGGTGCTGCACATTCTGATCGAGCTGGTGGAACGGCATTTCTGCCCGGAAAACTACTGA
- the hutI gene encoding imidazolonepropionase, with product MTPTHDSPRSLWLNARLATMDTQHAAPYGALHGHALVVEAGRIAAIVPQQQLNPASFDGEVVDAAGRWITPGFIDCHTHLVYGGNRAAEWEKRLQGVPYQQIAAAGGGIVSTVRATRELDEAQLAAASLPRLQALMAEGVTTIEMKSGYGLNLADELKQLRVARQLAASQPVEVSPTLLSAHALPPEFAGNGDGYIEHVIRDILPAVAVEKLAEAVDVFCESVGFSPAQTRRVFEAAQQHGLRVKGHVEQLSNLHGAALVAEFGGLSADHIEYLDAAGVAALKAAGTVAVLLPGAFYFLRETQKPPVAALREAGVPMAVSTDLNPGTSPFASIRLAMNQACVLFGLTPEEAMAGTTRHAAQALGRGHSHGRLAVGCVADLLLWNIDHPAEIVYGLGVNALAERVFRGQRPGKENA from the coding sequence ATGACCCCCACTCACGATAGCCCGCGCAGCCTGTGGCTCAATGCCCGGCTGGCCACCATGGATACGCAGCATGCCGCACCCTATGGCGCGCTGCATGGCCACGCACTGGTGGTGGAAGCCGGCCGCATCGCTGCCATTGTGCCGCAGCAGCAGTTGAACCCGGCCAGCTTCGATGGCGAGGTGGTGGATGCGGCCGGCCGCTGGATCACCCCCGGCTTCATCGATTGCCATACCCATCTGGTGTATGGCGGCAACCGCGCAGCCGAGTGGGAAAAGCGGCTGCAAGGCGTGCCCTATCAGCAGATCGCCGCCGCAGGGGGTGGCATTGTCTCCACCGTGCGCGCCACCCGCGAACTGGACGAGGCACAACTGGCCGCCGCCAGCCTGCCGCGCCTGCAGGCGCTGATGGCCGAAGGGGTGACCACCATCGAAATGAAATCCGGCTATGGGCTGAACCTGGCCGATGAGCTGAAACAGCTGCGTGTTGCCCGGCAACTGGCGGCCAGCCAGCCGGTGGAGGTGTCGCCCACCTTGCTGTCTGCCCATGCGCTGCCGCCGGAATTTGCCGGCAATGGCGATGGCTATATCGAGCATGTCATCCGCGACATTCTGCCGGCCGTGGCGGTGGAAAAACTGGCCGAGGCGGTGGATGTGTTCTGCGAAAGCGTGGGTTTTTCTCCGGCGCAAACCCGCCGTGTATTCGAGGCCGCGCAGCAGCACGGTTTGCGGGTAAAGGGCCATGTCGAGCAGCTGTCCAATCTGCATGGCGCAGCGCTGGTGGCCGAATTTGGCGGCCTGTCGGCCGACCATATCGAATATCTGGATGCCGCTGGTGTGGCTGCACTCAAGGCCGCCGGCACCGTGGCGGTACTGTTGCCCGGCGCATTTTACTTTTTGCGCGAAACCCAGAAGCCGCCGGTGGCGGCGCTGCGTGAAGCCGGTGTGCCGATGGCGGTGTCCACCGACCTCAACCCCGGCACCAGCCCGTTTGCCTCGATCCGGCTGGCGATGAACCAGGCCTGTGTGCTGTTCGGCCTGACGCCGGAAGAAGCCATGGCCGGCACCACCCGCCATGCCGCACAGGCGCTGGGCCGTGGCCACAGCCATGGCCGGCTGGCCGTGGGCTGTGTGGCCGACCTGCTGCTGTGGAATATCGATCACCCTGCCGAAATCGTCTACGGACTCGGCGTCAATGCGCTGGCCGAACGGGTATTCCGTGGTCAGCGTCCGGGCAAGGAAAACGCATGA
- a CDS encoding methyltransferase domain-containing protein, whose amino-acid sequence MELAKQWLQGKGVELGRGAHNPLAPADCISVAPCDGQHYLEEPDLIDYQVYAAEQQRYGKGVAKVDMVAEATALPFADGELDYIASSHVLEHVPDIFTAWLEWGRVLRPGGISFMIVPKRDALVEDSVRPITGLETHIEAFQHKMTPQSLSPGLPWRMHYHVFTLQGLLAALNWFNQQGLGVAWLLEAQEESDSNVGNGHTLVLSKQDTLPPLEDSIGQLGAAFQAERYQEAALLARQALSLNFRIHEAWFILAMSQVQLGDSHAAVQSLTQALVLQPKHAEYRDVYQQLLGQPFSYPLSLVDYLARLL is encoded by the coding sequence ATGGAGCTGGCCAAACAATGGCTGCAGGGCAAGGGTGTGGAGCTGGGGCGGGGCGCGCATAATCCGCTGGCTCCGGCCGACTGCATCAGCGTGGCCCCCTGTGATGGGCAGCACTACCTGGAAGAACCCGACCTGATCGACTACCAGGTGTATGCCGCCGAGCAGCAGCGCTATGGCAAGGGTGTCGCCAAGGTGGACATGGTGGCCGAGGCCACCGCGCTGCCGTTTGCCGACGGCGAGCTGGACTATATCGCCAGCTCGCATGTGCTGGAGCATGTACCGGACATTTTTACCGCCTGGCTGGAGTGGGGGCGGGTGCTGCGTCCGGGTGGCATCAGTTTCATGATCGTGCCCAAGCGCGATGCACTGGTGGAAGACAGCGTGCGGCCGATCACCGGGCTGGAGACGCATATCGAGGCCTTTCAGCACAAGATGACGCCGCAAAGCCTGTCGCCCGGGCTGCCGTGGCGCATGCATTATCACGTGTTCACCCTGCAAGGCCTGCTGGCTGCGCTCAACTGGTTTAACCAGCAGGGTCTGGGTGTGGCTTGGCTGCTCGAGGCGCAGGAGGAAAGCGACAGCAATGTCGGCAATGGCCACACGCTGGTGTTGAGCAAGCAGGACACCCTGCCGCCGCTGGAAGACAGCATTGGCCAGCTGGGGGCGGCATTCCAGGCTGAGCGCTATCAGGAGGCGGCCTTGCTGGCGCGGCAGGCGCTGTCGCTGAATTTCCGCATTCACGAAGCCTGGTTCATTCTGGCGATGTCGCAAGTGCAGCTGGGAGACAGCCATGCGGCGGTGCAGTCGCTGACCCAGGCGCTGGTGCTGCAGCCCAAGCATGCCGAGTACCGCGATGTTTACCAGCAGTTGCTGGGCCAGCCCTTCAGCTATCCGCTGAGCCTGGTCGACTATCTGGCGCGCCTGCTATGA
- a CDS encoding 16S rRNA (uracil(1498)-N(3))-methyltransferase → MPRFFIETPLAAGQTLSLPDAVVRHVQVLRLKEGDSLTLFNGQGGEYQASLSALQKRAAECQISRFDDISRESPVWLGLAQAISSGDRMEFTLQKGVEMGVSLFQPIAAERSVVKLSGERADKRIQRWQEIVQSACEQCGRNTLPQVLPILSLNEWLQQQQDADARLILSPLGTQKLADIASAPRRAWLMAGPEGGYSAREEAAALEAGWTPLKLGPRILRTETAALAAVAAVQAVWGDYCI, encoded by the coding sequence ATGCCAAGGTTTTTTATCGAAACACCGCTGGCGGCGGGGCAAACCCTGTCGCTGCCTGATGCTGTCGTGCGCCATGTGCAGGTTCTGCGCCTGAAGGAAGGCGACAGCCTGACCCTGTTCAACGGCCAGGGCGGCGAGTACCAGGCCAGCCTGTCGGCCTTGCAAAAGCGCGCTGCCGAATGCCAGATCAGCCGCTTTGACGACATCAGCCGCGAGTCGCCGGTATGGCTGGGGCTGGCGCAGGCCATTTCCAGCGGCGACCGCATGGAATTCACCCTGCAAAAGGGCGTGGAGATGGGCGTGTCGCTGTTTCAGCCCATCGCCGCCGAGCGCTCGGTGGTGAAGCTGTCCGGCGAGCGGGCGGACAAACGCATACAGCGCTGGCAGGAAATCGTGCAGTCGGCTTGCGAGCAGTGTGGTCGCAATACGCTGCCGCAGGTGCTGCCCATTCTCAGTCTCAATGAATGGCTGCAACAGCAGCAGGATGCCGATGCCAGGCTGATCCTGTCGCCGCTGGGCACGCAGAAACTGGCCGATATCGCCAGCGCGCCGCGCCGGGCCTGGCTGATGGCCGGACCGGAGGGTGGCTACTCCGCCCGCGAGGAGGCTGCTGCGCTGGAGGCCGGCTGGACGCCGCTGAAACTGGGGCCGCGCATTCTGCGCACCGAAACAGCCGCGCTGGCGGCGGTGGCGGCGGTACAGGCGGTGTGGGGGGATTACTGTATCTGA
- a CDS encoding DMT family transporter, with translation MWYDLAAIGAAACWAWGGILGAGPSRHFGPFAFTRLRLSLLTVLLGGISLLSGGWHSINGSNLWPALLSGLTGIFLGDTIYFSAMNLLGPRRAGLLFATHSVFSVVLGILFLQEKLSLPAFVGSSMVFGGVLLAVAFGRRSADAHAWEHPTHLKAGVLLGMVAALCQAMGTFFAKPAIAAGLEPVTASALRMGIACAAHYLLLLGGLSLARSRGAYTPRMLGQTALNGLVALGLGMTLIMLALQHANVATVGMLSALSPVLILPMLWLVQKQAPPPVAWLGAVVSCAGTALIVLR, from the coding sequence ATGTGGTATGACCTGGCCGCCATCGGTGCGGCAGCCTGCTGGGCGTGGGGTGGCATTCTCGGTGCCGGCCCCTCACGCCATTTCGGCCCCTTTGCCTTTACCCGCTTGCGCTTGAGCCTGCTTACCGTGCTGTTGGGCGGCATCAGCCTGCTTTCCGGTGGCTGGCACAGCATCAATGGCAGCAATCTGTGGCCGGCCCTGCTGTCCGGCCTGACCGGCATTTTTCTGGGCGACACCATTTATTTTTCCGCGATGAACCTGCTGGGGCCGCGCCGCGCCGGCCTGCTGTTTGCTACGCATTCGGTGTTTTCGGTGGTGCTGGGCATCTTGTTCCTGCAGGAAAAACTCAGCCTGCCTGCCTTTGTCGGCAGCAGCATGGTGTTTGGCGGCGTGCTGCTGGCCGTGGCTTTTGGCCGGCGCAGCGCAGATGCCCATGCCTGGGAGCATCCGACCCATCTGAAGGCGGGTGTGTTGCTGGGCATGGTGGCGGCTCTGTGCCAGGCCATGGGGACATTCTTTGCCAAGCCGGCCATTGCCGCCGGGCTGGAACCGGTCACCGCATCGGCCTTGCGCATGGGCATTGCCTGTGCAGCGCACTATCTTTTGTTGCTGGGCGGTCTGTCTCTGGCCAGGAGTCGCGGCGCTTATACGCCGCGCATGCTGGGCCAGACGGCGCTCAACGGCCTGGTGGCGCTGGGCCTGGGCATGACGCTGATCATGCTGGCCTTGCAGCATGCCAATGTGGCCACGGTGGGCATGCTGTCGGCGCTCAGCCCGGTGCTGATCCTGCCCATGCTGTGGCTGGTGCAGAAGCAGGCCCCACCGCCGGTGGCCTGGCTGGGGGCGGTGGTGAGTTGCGCCGGCACGGCCTTGATTGTGCTTCGCTGA
- a CDS encoding inositol monophosphatase family protein, with protein MVEQVMQVVRDVARQEVMPRFLRVGKTRKDDGSLFTEADMACQQALGDKLPAVLPHPVLGEEMTREEQDALWQGNPGGLWVVDPIDGTTNFVNGLPYFAISVALVIDGVSQLGVIYNPVSDEMFYARRGQGAWLNGRRLPLKTTRNSMGDAIAAVEVKYLRSGKLAARMSSVAPFGSQRSMGSSTLDWCFLAAGRYDLYLHGGQRLWDYAAGAVILEEAGGRLASLNTDDYWSDTVWKRSVIAAIDPELYGHWHRWVRANQ; from the coding sequence GTGGTTGAACAGGTGATGCAAGTTGTCCGTGACGTGGCCCGCCAGGAGGTGATGCCGCGCTTTTTGCGTGTGGGTAAAACACGCAAGGACGACGGCTCGCTGTTCACCGAGGCCGATATGGCCTGCCAGCAGGCGCTGGGAGACAAGCTGCCGGCCGTGCTGCCCCACCCGGTGTTGGGCGAGGAAATGACGCGCGAGGAGCAGGATGCCTTATGGCAGGGCAATCCGGGCGGCCTGTGGGTGGTTGACCCCATCGACGGCACCACCAATTTCGTCAACGGCCTGCCCTATTTCGCCATTTCGGTGGCGCTGGTCATCGATGGCGTCAGCCAGCTGGGCGTGATCTACAACCCGGTATCCGACGAAATGTTTTATGCCCGTCGCGGCCAGGGCGCCTGGCTCAATGGCCGGCGCCTGCCGCTCAAGACCACCCGCAACAGCATGGGCGACGCGATTGCCGCCGTGGAAGTGAAATACCTGCGCTCCGGCAAACTGGCGGCGCGCATGAGCAGCGTGGCACCGTTTGGCAGCCAGCGCAGCATGGGTTCCAGCACGCTGGACTGGTGCTTTCTGGCGGCGGGCCGTTACGACCTCTACCTGCACGGCGGTCAGCGGCTGTGGGACTATGCTGCCGGCGCGGTGATTCTGGAAGAAGCCGGCGGCCGCCTGGCCAGCCTGAACACCGACGACTACTGGAGCGACACGGTGTGGAAGCGCTCGGTGATTGCCGCCATCGACCCGGAACTGTACGGCCACTGGCACCGCTGGGTGCGCGCCAACCAGTAG